The following are from one region of the Rosettibacter firmus genome:
- a CDS encoding MBL fold metallo-hydrolase has translation MKIVFIGTSSGRTSLRRFHSSFLIKSKKYNLLIDAGDGISKALLKCKIDYNSIDAILFSHYHADHFTGIGALITQMKLIGRTKILTIYTHKNLIQPLNNLIDSVYMFKENLGFELDIIGFDFDEKIRINNNLNFTARHNSHIQQKEFLSNYPSEIFVSSSFLFEIENKKIFYSSDIGTSNDLYLFENAKPDFMITETMHIATDDIYEAFKKIKPRKIFLTHIDEPQEKDLNKWYRNLPSKDKSKIIVCSDGLEFKL, from the coding sequence ATTCATCATTTTTAATTAAATCAAAAAAATATAATCTATTAATAGATGCAGGAGATGGTATTTCAAAAGCACTTTTAAAATGTAAAATAGATTACAATTCCATAGATGCAATTTTGTTTTCACATTATCATGCCGACCACTTTACTGGAATAGGAGCATTAATTACTCAAATGAAATTAATTGGTAGAACAAAAATCTTAACAATTTATACACACAAAAATTTAATTCAGCCACTAAACAACTTAATTGATTCTGTTTACATGTTTAAAGAAAATTTAGGTTTTGAGCTTGATATAATTGGCTTTGACTTCGATGAAAAAATCAGAATAAATAATAATCTAAATTTTACTGCTCGACATAATTCGCATATTCAACAGAAAGAATTTCTTTCAAATTATCCATCTGAAATATTTGTATCATCAAGTTTTCTTTTTGAAATCGAGAATAAAAAAATATTCTATAGTTCTGATATTGGTACCAGCAATGATTTATACCTGTTCGAAAATGCAAAACCAGATTTTATGATAACAGAAACAATGCACATAGCTACGGATGATATTTACGAAGCTTTTAAAAAAATTAAACCCAGAAAAATATTTTTGACTCATATCGACGAACCTCAAGAAAAAGATTTAAACAAATGGTACCGTAATTTGCCATCAAAAGACAAAAGCAAAATAATCGTTTGCTCAGATGGTCTGGAATTTAAGCTTTAG
- a CDS encoding sigma-54 interaction domain-containing protein gives MSIEEFQKKFGIIGKSKEIRDLIDITMQVAQSDITVLITGESGVGKEVFARAIHGFSKRANKVLVSVNCGAIPEGILESELFGHKKGAFTGAIEDRKGYFEIADGGTLFLDEIAEMPLTTQVKLLRVLETKEFMRIGGETVTKVDVRIIAATNKDLQQEVDSKKFRSDLYFRLKAVTLNIPPLRNRKADIIELANQFLKNFSEHNNIPLPKLTKDAEEILINYHWPGNIRELKNVIETAVALNKDGIIDADSIYPLLEFKKEEIRNLPVHLNRSPEALDREMIYRALIEIKKDLMDLKQIALNHNQDVNYRPINFQNDEILPLNELEKRAIINAMKFTHNNKREAAKLLNISERTLYRKLKEYGI, from the coding sequence ATGAGCATAGAAGAATTTCAAAAGAAGTTTGGTATTATTGGAAAATCAAAAGAAATTAGAGATTTGATTGATATAACAATGCAGGTAGCTCAATCTGATATTACTGTTCTCATAACAGGTGAGAGCGGTGTAGGTAAAGAAGTATTTGCAAGAGCTATTCACGGCTTCAGTAAAAGAGCTAATAAAGTTCTTGTTAGTGTTAACTGTGGTGCAATTCCCGAAGGAATTTTAGAGAGTGAATTATTTGGTCATAAAAAAGGAGCTTTTACTGGTGCAATAGAAGATAGAAAGGGATATTTTGAAATTGCCGATGGTGGAACTCTCTTTCTTGATGAGATTGCAGAAATGCCTTTAACTACACAGGTCAAGCTTTTAAGAGTACTCGAAACAAAAGAATTTATGAGAATCGGGGGCGAAACCGTAACAAAAGTTGATGTTCGAATTATTGCAGCTACTAATAAAGATCTCCAGCAAGAAGTAGATTCAAAAAAATTTAGAAGCGATTTATATTTTCGATTAAAAGCCGTAACTCTAAACATTCCTCCACTTAGAAATAGAAAAGCAGATATAATTGAATTAGCAAATCAATTCTTAAAAAACTTCTCGGAACACAACAATATACCTTTACCAAAACTTACCAAAGATGCAGAAGAAATTTTAATAAATTATCACTGGCCTGGTAATATCCGAGAACTAAAAAATGTAATTGAAACAGCAGTTGCACTTAACAAAGATGGTATAATAGATGCCGACTCTATTTATCCATTACTTGAATTTAAAAAAGAAGAAATTCGAAATTTACCTGTTCATCTGAATCGTTCGCCAGAAGCCTTAGATAGAGAAATGATTTATAGAGCTTTAATTGAAATAAAAAAGGACTTAATGGATTTAAAACAAATTGCATTGAATCATAATCAAGATGTAAATTATAGACCCATAAATTTTCAAAATGATGAAATTCTTCCTCTTAATGAACTTGAAAAAAGAGCAATAATTAATGCTATGAAGTTTACACATAATAATAAAAGAGAAGCTGCGAAACTTCTCAATATTAGTGAAAGAACTCTGTATAGAAAATTGAAAGAATATGGTATTTAA
- a CDS encoding LptE family protein — MVFKKIYILLLLIGLTSCRYSFTGASVPPHLKTIAITTFIDRSGSGEPDLSNKFTNQLIQKFINDNTLQVTDKSNSDCLIEGTITSLSDAPAVISGNETITTQRITINVRVIYKDLVKRQTIFERDFSNYTDYKIDASNIINLRKTAIDETIDKITEDILLGVVSNW, encoded by the coding sequence ATGGTATTTAAAAAAATATATATACTATTATTATTAATAGGTTTGACAAGTTGTAGGTATTCTTTTACAGGTGCTTCGGTTCCACCACATTTAAAAACTATTGCAATTACAACTTTTATTGATAGAAGTGGTTCAGGAGAGCCAGACTTAAGCAATAAATTTACAAATCAATTAATTCAAAAATTTATTAATGATAATACATTGCAGGTGACAGATAAATCTAACTCTGATTGTCTTATAGAAGGAACAATAACTTCTCTTTCAGATGCACCTGCAGTTATTTCGGGCAACGAAACAATTACAACACAAAGAATTACAATTAATGTTCGTGTTATTTATAAAGATTTAGTAAAACGTCAGACAATATTTGAAAGAGACTTTTCTAATTACACAGATTATAAAATAGATGCTTCTAATATTATCAATCTCCGCAAAACCGCAATTGATGAAACAATTGATAAAATTACAGAAGATATTCTTCTTGGCGTCGTTTCTAACTGGTAA
- a CDS encoding cellulose synthase family protein, whose product MAIDEIILFAYIFSLTILLFFGSHGFIMIYYHQKYRRKSHIAKESIPEEMVTIQLPLYNEVYVVERLINAVCQIDYPKDKMEIQVLDDSTDETVDVVARLVKQKQEEGFDIKHIRRSNREGFKAGALKEGLKTAKGKYIAIFDADFIPKRDFLKNTLRYFYDDKVGMVQTRWEHLNEDYSLLTKIQALALDGHFVIEQTVRNKAGFFINFNGTGGVWRKDCIEDAGNWEGDTLTEDLDLSYRAQLKGWKFVFLRDFTTPAELPAEMNALKAQQFRWTKGAIETAKKILPLVWKSNIPLKLKIHSTFHLTNNIVFPFILLAGILNVPLIFIKNAGPYWSFFNIMAVFVIAFIGSFLFYMFSQKDVHPDWRKRIALFPLFMAGSMGLALNNTRAVIEGLLNRKSEFVRTPKFRVESKKDTVIKNKYLKNIKIQASTYVELILAIYCLIGVIASIYFMEIAALPFQLMFFTGFASVSILSLRQAFLKKRQIN is encoded by the coding sequence ATGGCAATTGATGAAATAATTTTGTTTGCATACATCTTTTCTTTAACAATTCTTCTTTTCTTTGGAAGTCACGGATTTATTATGATTTACTATCATCAAAAGTATAGAAGAAAAAGTCACATTGCTAAAGAAAGTATTCCCGAGGAAATGGTCACAATACAACTTCCACTTTATAACGAAGTTTATGTTGTTGAAAGATTAATAAACGCTGTTTGTCAGATAGATTATCCAAAAGACAAAATGGAAATTCAGGTGCTTGACGATTCAACTGATGAGACTGTAGATGTAGTAGCAAGATTAGTAAAACAAAAACAGGAAGAAGGATTTGATATTAAACATATTCGTCGTTCAAATCGAGAAGGATTTAAAGCTGGTGCACTTAAAGAAGGATTAAAAACAGCAAAAGGAAAATACATTGCTATTTTTGATGCGGATTTTATTCCTAAAAGAGATTTTCTTAAAAATACACTTCGTTATTTCTATGATGATAAAGTCGGTATGGTTCAAACTCGCTGGGAACATTTGAATGAAGATTATTCTCTGCTTACAAAAATTCAAGCCTTAGCACTTGATGGTCATTTTGTAATTGAGCAAACCGTAAGAAATAAAGCTGGATTTTTTATTAACTTCAATGGAACAGGTGGCGTATGGCGTAAGGACTGTATTGAAGATGCTGGTAATTGGGAAGGTGATACTTTAACTGAAGATTTAGACCTTAGTTATCGTGCTCAACTAAAAGGATGGAAATTTGTCTTCTTAAGGGATTTTACCACACCAGCAGAACTTCCTGCTGAAATGAATGCTCTTAAAGCTCAACAATTTAGATGGACTAAAGGAGCAATTGAAACTGCTAAAAAAATTCTTCCATTAGTATGGAAATCAAATATCCCACTGAAATTAAAAATTCATTCGACATTTCATTTAACAAACAATATCGTTTTCCCATTTATTCTTCTTGCTGGAATATTAAATGTACCTTTAATATTTATAAAAAATGCTGGACCATACTGGAGTTTCTTTAACATAATGGCAGTTTTTGTTATCGCTTTCATAGGTTCTTTCTTATTCTATATGTTTTCACAAAAAGATGTGCATCCAGATTGGAGAAAAAGAATTGCTTTATTCCCACTATTTATGGCTGGAAGTATGGGCTTAGCTCTTAATAATACACGGGCTGTTATAGAAGGATTATTGAATAGAAAAAGTGAATTTGTAAGAACACCTAAATTCAGAGTCGAAAGTAAAAAAGATACTGTTATAAAAAATAAATATTTAAAAAACATAAAAATTCAGGCTTCCACTTATGTTGAACTCATCCTGGCTATTTATTGTCTTATTGGAGTAATTGCTTCAATCTATTTTATGGAAATTGCTGCACTTCCATTCCAATTAATGTTTTTTACTGGATTTGCAAGTGTTTCAATTTTGTCGCTTAGACAGGCATTCTTAAAAAAACGGCAGATAAATTGA
- a CDS encoding tetratricopeptide repeat protein — MIKKNFTNDKIKLIYEFNPSSPLFARVASILIEEGSILEAIKILENGTKQYPDYPSAYFILAIAKAYTGNEKEAIELINKGNSFINSNETREHYIQVIKEIVEERDSLKDVKKKAIWEEEKSSYVDSIEDRLEVLAEQLSKARINYVPEIDSQTEIEIPEYKGKKIISETLAKIYESQKNYKEAISIYKELIKIHPEKTDYYKNKIKEISEIIDTGLV, encoded by the coding sequence GTGATTAAAAAAAATTTTACAAATGATAAGATAAAATTAATTTATGAATTTAATCCCAGTTCACCACTCTTTGCACGTGTTGCATCTATTCTAATTGAAGAAGGTTCAATCTTAGAAGCTATAAAAATTTTAGAAAATGGAACAAAACAATATCCTGATTATCCTTCTGCATATTTTATTCTTGCTATTGCTAAAGCATATACTGGTAACGAAAAAGAAGCAATTGAATTAATCAATAAAGGAAACTCATTCATCAATTCTAATGAAACCAGAGAACATTATATACAGGTTATAAAAGAAATTGTTGAAGAAAGAGATTCATTAAAAGATGTAAAAAAGAAAGCTATCTGGGAAGAAGAAAAATCAAGCTATGTTGATTCAATTGAAGATCGTCTGGAAGTATTAGCAGAACAATTAAGTAAGGCAAGAATAAATTATGTTCCCGAAATTGATTCACAAACTGAAATAGAAATTCCAGAATATAAAGGGAAAAAAATCATATCCGAAACACTTGCAAAAATTTATGAATCACAAAAAAATTATAAAGAAGCAATTTCTATCTATAAAGAACTAATAAAAATTCATCCCGAAAAAACTGATTATTATAAAAACAAGATTAAAGAAATAAGCGAAATAATTGACACTGGCTTAGTTTGA
- a CDS encoding DNA-3-methyladenine glycosylase: MINIYPKLPVQFYIRDVHTVAKELLGKLFVRRINKKYLIGKIVEVEAYDGRIDEAAHSFNGKTKRNEIMFQGGGKLYVYFTYGMHFCSNVVTGQPDEGTAVLLRALEPLQGIDIMAMNRYGKKNITHKELINLTNGPAKICQAFNIGRKENGILLTENEIYILEQPILKDEQIGVSKRIGIKKSVDLPWRYFIKDNPFVSKT, encoded by the coding sequence ATGATAAATATCTATCCGAAGCTTCCAGTACAATTTTATATAAGAGATGTTCATACAGTTGCAAAAGAATTATTGGGGAAATTATTTGTTCGAAGAATTAATAAAAAATACTTAATCGGAAAAATTGTTGAAGTAGAAGCTTATGATGGCAGGATTGATGAAGCAGCCCATTCATTTAATGGCAAAACCAAACGAAATGAAATTATGTTTCAAGGTGGAGGAAAGCTCTATGTTTATTTTACTTATGGAATGCACTTTTGTTCTAATGTTGTTACAGGTCAACCAGACGAAGGCACTGCAGTTCTTCTTCGTGCATTAGAACCACTTCAAGGAATTGACATTATGGCGATGAATCGCTATGGCAAAAAAAATATAACTCATAAAGAATTAATTAATCTAACAAATGGTCCTGCAAAAATTTGTCAAGCATTTAATATTGGTAGAAAAGAAAATGGAATTCTACTTACAGAAAATGAAATCTACATTTTAGAACAACCAATATTAAAAGATGAACAAATTGGAGTTTCTAAAAGGATAGGAATAAAAAAATCTGTAGATTTACCATGGCGTTATTTTATTAAAGATAATCCTTTTGTATCTAAAACATGA
- a CDS encoding glycosyltransferase family 9 protein, whose amino-acid sequence MNEPENILIVRTDRIGDVVLTLPLCSIIKKHYPNSKISFLLREYTKALAQNNPCIDNIITLKENKGKPLIFENIKQLKNKYDTCIVAHPTFRIALILFFSGIKIRIGTGYRWYSFLFNKKLYEHRKDAKFHELEYNVHLLKKIGIDEKINRDNVTFNLYPAKESQEKIKIFLANKNVNIKKSIIIIHPGSGGSSVDLPINKMKELVKKISDELDVEILITGNINEKELCQSLVVNEKTKNISGELELSELIALIDQCKLLIANSTGPIHIASALGKFVIGFYPNITECSEERWGPYTNRKIIFKPKINCHESNKMSEKINCMNTIDINEVFKSVKNILTDIEKEK is encoded by the coding sequence ATGAATGAACCAGAAAATATTCTTATTGTTCGTACAGATCGAATTGGAGATGTTGTTCTCACTCTTCCATTATGTTCAATTATTAAAAAACATTATCCAAATTCAAAAATCAGTTTTTTACTTCGTGAGTATACAAAAGCTCTTGCACAAAATAATCCCTGCATTGATAATATTATAACTTTAAAAGAGAACAAAGGTAAACCACTGATCTTTGAAAACATAAAACAACTTAAAAATAAATATGATACATGCATTGTTGCCCATCCTACATTTCGTATTGCACTAATTTTATTTTTTTCTGGAATTAAAATTAGAATTGGAACTGGTTATAGATGGTATTCTTTTTTGTTTAATAAAAAACTTTATGAACATCGCAAAGATGCAAAATTTCATGAACTTGAATATAATGTTCACCTTCTTAAAAAAATTGGAATAGATGAAAAAATAAATCGTGATAATGTTACTTTTAATTTATATCCAGCAAAAGAAAGTCAAGAAAAGATTAAGATATTTTTAGCAAATAAAAATGTTAACATTAAAAAAAGTATAATAATCATTCATCCTGGTAGTGGTGGAAGTTCGGTAGATTTGCCAATTAACAAAATGAAAGAATTAGTAAAAAAAATTTCTGATGAACTTGATGTTGAGATTTTAATCACAGGAAATATAAATGAAAAGGAACTATGCCAGTCACTTGTTGTAAACGAGAAAACAAAAAACATTTCAGGCGAGTTAGAATTGTCAGAACTTATTGCACTTATTGATCAATGTAAATTATTAATCGCAAATTCGACTGGACCAATACATATTGCTTCTGCTCTTGGAAAATTTGTGATTGGTTTTTATCCCAACATCACAGAATGTTCCGAAGAAAGATGGGGACCTTATACTAATCGAAAAATAATTTTTAAACCAAAAATTAACTGTCATGAATCAAATAAAATGTCAGAAAAAAT